The following proteins come from a genomic window of Pirellula staleyi DSM 6068:
- a CDS encoding discoidin domain-containing protein, with product MNSRNLLRTAIALVALLLPMLSHAEEPAKSVKPIRALLITGGCCHDYTQQKKILPAGISERALVDWTIVHQGGSTTDTQIPFYENEKWYEGFDVVVHNECFAGVTDPSWTARILKAHREGVPAVVVHCAMHCYRDKTDAWFEFLGVTSHGHGANYPFDVINLEPKHPVMEGFGDKWSTPKGELYIIKKLWPTAKPLAHALSRDTKNNETVIWTNDYHGTRVFGTTIGHHNEEHSDPVFLNYMTRGLLWACDKLSPEYLVPSKEPKFDHVPDPTAKTPKGPMGTPTPAKGGATKEVMIPKNLAAGKTATASSHQQDNSVNHLPAKALDGDLSTRWCADGASVPQWLMVDLGEPQEVNGCSITWEMNERAYEYIVEASTDGKTWEKVVDATSKDPKPQDCEHKFNRPNTRYLRVTISGSSPGAWCSLYEFQVHSKELVKTTISASTQPRSIVTGGKNLLAGIKAPDGFQVTLFAAPPDVGYPTCLAASASGDVYVGVDENGSLDAKPNRGRVIKCVDSNQDGVADKFTSFASMDSPRGVVVDGTKVYVLHPPAITVYEDTNSDGVSDREERLVDGLGFDLKFRGADHTTNGMRLGIDGWLYIAVGDYGFLNAKGKDGTELQLHGGGVARVRTDGSGLEMVSYGQRNIYDVAVDPLLNCFTRDNTNDGGGWNVRLSHVVPTARYGYPSLYINFPDEIVQPLADYGGGSPCGSLFVHDDRLPAPFASALYTCDWGRSVVYRHPLKHDGSSYIAEQEPFVELPRPTDMDIDGQGNIYISSWRDGGFTYSNPNVGYVVAIRPEGIELAKVKAARDQSTEELVKQLASGSHVYRLEASRELVRRAENTADLREKLAALASSSAALEVRVAAISTLAQVGKSEAIPALVKLADDKSVREYAIRFLADHPELAKAAPADLFTKAAGDTDPRVRLAAAIAIARRGEVGLATALAPQLADSDKIVQHVAIRSLVKLAAREVALSALLKGTDSHTAAAGRVLQELHDESLVDTLITTLGAADLSPARRAVVIRTVARLGLQEAPWDGKWWGTRPDTSGPYYKTAPWTKTEAVIAALTDLAAKSDASTSRLVLAEMSRHKLQATSQAALAVKLAQDDPAFLATAAEIITAASDLPDGASRLLVDVVRDAKLAQPLRAKALKKLTGSSDLQATIDALDAVGSVSQIQDPLVQTRLEFARSDKMRASLHDALALAAADQPARKQLGYLTLLAIEADGKASPEDRAKAREAITAAWTKEAAAEAALVAIGQSKNEQYVLAVTSQLKSPSETVRKAATLAADQLAIDLNPVGDGANRVTLAGQEVEKVITQVSAKSGDAKLGMRLFARQSCVQCHTVSPTETPRGPFLGGITQRYKKHELIESIVKPSAKIAQGFETQIFVTVDGLVIEGFVTREAGDEVEIRNAKGEQIILKQEEIEQRKKGEVSVMPAGLVDKLTADELAAILAFLETLPGK from the coding sequence ATGAATTCACGTAACTTGCTTCGCACGGCGATCGCTCTGGTCGCGCTCCTGCTTCCGATGCTCTCGCACGCCGAAGAGCCCGCCAAGAGTGTGAAACCGATTCGCGCTCTACTCATCACCGGCGGCTGCTGCCACGACTACACCCAGCAGAAGAAAATTCTGCCAGCAGGCATTTCCGAGCGCGCGTTGGTCGACTGGACCATCGTGCATCAAGGTGGGTCGACCACCGACACGCAGATCCCGTTCTACGAAAATGAGAAGTGGTACGAAGGTTTCGACGTCGTGGTGCACAACGAGTGCTTTGCCGGTGTCACCGATCCCTCGTGGACCGCGCGCATTCTGAAAGCCCATCGCGAAGGGGTGCCGGCGGTGGTGGTCCACTGCGCTATGCACTGCTATCGCGACAAAACCGACGCCTGGTTCGAATTCCTCGGTGTCACCTCGCATGGTCACGGCGCGAACTATCCCTTCGACGTCATCAACCTCGAGCCTAAGCATCCTGTGATGGAAGGTTTTGGCGACAAATGGTCGACACCCAAGGGAGAGCTCTACATCATCAAGAAGCTCTGGCCGACGGCGAAGCCACTCGCGCATGCCCTCAGCCGCGATACCAAGAACAACGAAACGGTGATCTGGACCAACGACTATCACGGCACACGTGTGTTCGGCACCACGATTGGCCACCATAACGAAGAGCACAGCGACCCAGTCTTTCTGAACTACATGACGCGTGGCTTGCTCTGGGCTTGCGACAAACTCAGCCCCGAATATCTGGTTCCGTCGAAAGAGCCCAAGTTCGATCATGTGCCTGATCCCACCGCCAAGACCCCCAAAGGCCCGATGGGAACGCCAACACCGGCCAAAGGTGGTGCTACGAAGGAAGTGATGATTCCCAAGAACTTGGCTGCAGGGAAAACAGCGACCGCTTCCTCGCATCAGCAAGATAATTCGGTGAATCATCTCCCCGCGAAGGCGCTGGACGGCGATCTCTCCACACGCTGGTGTGCCGATGGCGCTTCGGTCCCGCAGTGGCTAATGGTCGACCTCGGCGAACCGCAAGAGGTGAACGGCTGCAGCATCACGTGGGAAATGAACGAGCGTGCTTATGAGTACATCGTAGAAGCTTCGACCGATGGCAAAACGTGGGAAAAAGTGGTCGACGCCACTTCGAAAGATCCCAAGCCACAAGATTGCGAGCACAAATTCAATCGCCCCAACACTCGCTATCTGCGGGTCACCATCTCCGGCTCATCGCCCGGCGCTTGGTGCAGCTTGTACGAGTTTCAGGTCCACAGCAAAGAGCTGGTGAAGACCACCATCAGCGCGAGCACACAGCCGCGCTCGATTGTTACCGGCGGCAAGAATCTGCTCGCTGGCATCAAGGCTCCCGATGGCTTTCAAGTCACGCTGTTTGCTGCTCCTCCCGACGTCGGTTATCCCACCTGTCTTGCAGCATCGGCGAGTGGTGATGTCTATGTCGGTGTCGACGAAAATGGCTCGCTCGATGCCAAGCCGAATCGTGGGCGGGTCATCAAGTGTGTCGATAGCAACCAAGATGGCGTGGCCGACAAATTCACCAGCTTCGCCTCGATGGATAGCCCGCGCGGCGTGGTTGTTGATGGAACCAAAGTCTATGTGCTCCATCCTCCGGCGATCACGGTCTACGAAGACACCAATAGTGACGGCGTCAGTGATCGCGAAGAGCGACTCGTTGATGGCCTCGGCTTCGATCTGAAGTTCCGCGGCGCTGATCACACCACCAATGGAATGCGACTTGGCATCGATGGCTGGCTCTACATTGCGGTCGGGGACTACGGCTTCCTCAATGCAAAAGGGAAGGATGGAACCGAACTGCAGTTGCATGGTGGCGGTGTAGCGCGTGTCCGGACTGATGGAAGCGGTCTCGAGATGGTTTCGTACGGCCAGCGCAACATCTACGACGTCGCAGTCGATCCGCTGCTGAACTGTTTCACCCGCGATAACACCAACGATGGTGGCGGCTGGAATGTTCGACTCAGCCACGTCGTTCCCACAGCCCGTTATGGCTATCCCTCGCTCTACATCAATTTTCCCGATGAAATTGTTCAGCCGCTGGCCGACTACGGAGGTGGCAGCCCTTGCGGTTCGCTCTTTGTCCACGACGATCGATTGCCTGCACCTTTTGCGAGTGCTCTATACACCTGCGACTGGGGGCGAAGTGTTGTTTATCGCCATCCACTCAAGCACGACGGTAGTTCGTACATCGCCGAGCAAGAGCCGTTTGTCGAGCTTCCTCGTCCCACCGACATGGATATCGATGGTCAAGGCAATATCTACATCAGCAGCTGGCGCGATGGCGGTTTCACTTACAGCAATCCGAACGTCGGTTACGTCGTGGCGATTCGTCCCGAAGGGATCGAACTTGCTAAGGTAAAAGCGGCACGAGATCAATCGACTGAGGAACTGGTGAAGCAGCTTGCATCGGGCTCGCATGTCTATCGTCTCGAAGCCTCGCGCGAACTCGTTCGTCGCGCAGAAAACACTGCAGATCTTCGGGAAAAACTCGCTGCTCTCGCCTCCAGCAGCGCGGCGCTCGAAGTTCGTGTCGCAGCGATTAGCACACTCGCTCAGGTGGGTAAAAGTGAGGCGATTCCTGCCCTCGTGAAGCTGGCCGATGACAAATCAGTGCGCGAGTACGCGATTCGTTTTCTCGCCGATCATCCCGAGCTCGCCAAAGCTGCTCCTGCCGATCTCTTCACGAAAGCTGCCGGCGATACCGATCCACGCGTTCGCCTCGCTGCAGCGATTGCGATTGCTCGCCGTGGCGAAGTCGGACTAGCCACCGCACTGGCGCCGCAGCTGGCCGATAGCGACAAGATTGTGCAGCATGTGGCGATTCGAAGTCTCGTGAAACTCGCAGCTCGCGAAGTTGCCCTGAGCGCGCTGCTCAAGGGAACCGATTCACACACAGCCGCCGCTGGTCGTGTGCTGCAAGAGTTGCACGACGAGTCGCTCGTCGACACGCTAATCACCACGCTTGGTGCCGCTGATCTATCTCCGGCACGTCGCGCAGTCGTGATTCGCACCGTCGCTCGCCTGGGACTTCAGGAAGCTCCTTGGGATGGTAAGTGGTGGGGAACTCGTCCCGACACTTCGGGGCCCTATTACAAGACGGCGCCTTGGACGAAGACCGAGGCCGTCATCGCCGCCCTGACCGACCTGGCCGCCAAGAGCGACGCGTCGACCTCGCGCCTTGTCCTCGCCGAGATGTCGCGGCACAAACTTCAAGCCACTTCGCAGGCCGCATTGGCGGTGAAACTGGCCCAGGATGATCCGGCGTTTCTCGCCACCGCTGCCGAGATCATCACTGCAGCGAGCGACCTCCCCGACGGTGCCTCGCGACTGCTCGTCGATGTGGTGCGGGATGCCAAACTGGCTCAGCCGCTCCGCGCAAAAGCTCTGAAAAAACTGACCGGTTCGAGCGATCTGCAAGCCACGATCGATGCCCTCGATGCGGTTGGCTCAGTGAGTCAGATTCAAGATCCTCTCGTGCAAACTCGCCTCGAATTTGCTCGTAGTGACAAGATGCGAGCTTCGCTTCACGATGCCCTCGCCCTCGCTGCTGCCGATCAACCAGCACGCAAGCAACTCGGCTATTTAACGCTGCTGGCGATCGAAGCGGATGGCAAAGCGAGCCCCGAAGATCGTGCGAAAGCCCGTGAGGCGATCACTGCCGCATGGACCAAAGAAGCTGCTGCTGAAGCAGCCCTTGTTGCGATTGGACAAAGCAAAAACGAGCAGTATGTGCTCGCCGTGACGTCGCAGCTGAAGAGCCCCAGCGAAACGGTTCGCAAAGCCGCCACGCTCGCAGCCGATCAACTTGCTATCGACCTCAACCCGGTCGGTGATGGTGCCAATCGTGTGACGCTTGCGGGTCAAGAAGTCGAAAAAGTGATTACGCAAGTTTCGGCGAAATCGGGCGATGCGAAACTCGGCATGCGACTCTTTGCACGTCAAAGCTGCGTGCAGTGCCACACCGTCTCACCGACCGAAACCCCACGTGGACCATTCCTCGGCGGCATTACCCAGCGCTACAAAAAACATGAGTTGATCGAAAGCATCGTCAAGCCGAGCGCCAAGATTGCTCAAGGTTTCGAGACGCAGATCTTCGTGACCGTCGATGGCCTCGTAATCGAAGGTTTCGTCACTCGCGAAGCAGGTGATGAAGTCGAGATCCGCAATGCCAAGGGTGAGCAGATCATCCTCAAGCAGGAAGAGATCGAGCAGCGTAAGAAGGGGGAAGTCTCCGTGATGCCAGCCGGTCTCGTCGACAAGCTCACTGCCGACGAACTCGCTGCGATTCTTGCCTTCCTTGAAACATTACCTGGTAAATAA
- a CDS encoding Dabb family protein: protein MASLFSRQVFSSLALLVTLSIAAGALIATAGSARAEKEEKVLRHIVLYKFKEEVTPAQLQEVIDAFSALPSKIDTIIDFEHGPNNSPEGKSDGLTYAFVVTFRDEAGRAKYLTHPAHDEYVKVVKDRREKVVVFDYMAPAK from the coding sequence ATGGCTTCGCTGTTTTCACGCCAGGTATTCAGCTCGCTCGCTTTACTTGTGACACTATCGATCGCTGCAGGAGCGTTGATCGCCACGGCAGGTTCCGCCCGCGCCGAGAAGGAAGAGAAAGTGCTGCGTCACATCGTCCTCTACAAATTCAAAGAAGAAGTGACACCTGCACAACTGCAAGAAGTGATTGATGCCTTCTCGGCATTGCCGAGCAAGATCGACACGATCATCGACTTCGAACATGGCCCCAACAACAGCCCCGAAGGGAAGAGCGATGGACTGACCTATGCGTTTGTCGTCACGTTTCGCGATGAAGCGGGGCGAGCCAAGTACCTGACCCATCCAGCACACGACGAATACGTGAAGGTGGTGAAGGATCGTCGCGAGAAGGTCGTGGTGTTCGACTACATGGCACCTGCCAAGTAG
- a CDS encoding nucleoside triphosphate pyrophosphatase produces MKLILASTSKYRKELLGRLGIPFEAVSPVCDEESYLAVGLAPRELATTLATAKALSLAAEFPDAVILGSDQVATIDGKILGKPGTHARAMEQLQLMSGRTHQLITAVTIAARGELFGFCDITRLTMRPLTEGEISRYLEADQPLDCAGSYKLECRGITLFSAIESRDHTAIVGLPLIEVTSILRSLGFTF; encoded by the coding sequence ATGAAACTGATTTTGGCGAGCACTTCGAAGTATCGCAAAGAATTGCTCGGACGGCTCGGTATCCCGTTCGAGGCTGTTTCGCCCGTTTGTGATGAAGAATCCTACCTCGCGGTGGGACTGGCGCCACGCGAACTTGCCACCACGCTGGCCACCGCCAAAGCGCTCAGCCTAGCTGCCGAATTTCCAGACGCGGTGATCCTGGGAAGTGATCAAGTGGCGACTATCGACGGCAAGATCCTCGGTAAACCAGGAACCCATGCGCGGGCGATGGAGCAACTCCAACTGATGTCCGGGCGAACGCATCAGCTGATCACCGCCGTGACGATCGCCGCACGCGGGGAACTGTTCGGCTTTTGCGATATCACGCGGCTGACAATGCGGCCCCTTACCGAGGGAGAAATCTCTCGCTATCTCGAAGCGGATCAGCCGCTCGACTGCGCCGGATCGTATAAGCTGGAGTGTCGCGGCATTACGCTGTTTTCAGCGATCGAAAGTCGCGATCACACGGCGATTGTCGGACTTCCGTTGATCGAGGTCACCTCGATACTTCGGTCGCTAGGTTTTACGTTTTGA
- a CDS encoding histone deacetylase, giving the protein MTLLYRDPLFRLHMTGAHPEHPRRLVAIEERIDASPLPARCTLPIWKQATIDQLARVHDPLYIDEIRKFAAAGGGRIEADTVLSPRSYDAAILASGAACNAVERVIAGEEKNAFLLHRPPGHHALPHDAMGFCLFNHVAVAAAHALDQLGLNRVLIVDWDVHHGNGTQDMFYTSDRVAFFSSHRWPFYPGTGAADETGTRDGLGFNKNLPLEFGIDPREFLAQFAGELQAFADRVKPELVLISAGFDAHRDDPIGSLSLEAEHFGELTRIVKQIAAVHAQGRVVSLLEGGYNPAKLAESVEVHLAELLAE; this is encoded by the coding sequence ATGACGCTGCTCTATCGCGATCCACTCTTTCGCCTGCATATGACCGGCGCTCATCCCGAGCATCCGCGCCGGCTTGTCGCCATCGAAGAGCGGATCGATGCCTCGCCCCTTCCGGCTCGCTGCACACTTCCCATATGGAAGCAAGCCACGATAGACCAGCTAGCGCGTGTGCATGACCCGCTGTATATCGATGAGATTCGTAAATTCGCCGCTGCCGGTGGTGGGCGAATTGAGGCTGATACGGTTCTCAGCCCACGATCCTACGACGCTGCGATTCTCGCCTCTGGTGCCGCTTGTAATGCGGTCGAACGGGTGATCGCTGGCGAAGAAAAAAACGCGTTCCTGCTACATCGTCCACCAGGGCATCATGCACTACCCCACGACGCGATGGGCTTTTGCCTGTTCAATCATGTGGCTGTGGCAGCGGCTCATGCGCTCGATCAACTCGGGCTCAATCGGGTGCTGATCGTCGACTGGGATGTGCATCACGGCAACGGCACGCAGGATATGTTTTACACAAGTGATCGCGTAGCGTTTTTCTCGAGTCATCGCTGGCCGTTTTATCCCGGCACCGGAGCCGCCGATGAAACAGGGACGCGCGATGGCCTAGGATTCAACAAGAATCTGCCGCTCGAGTTCGGTATCGATCCCCGCGAGTTCCTGGCGCAGTTCGCCGGTGAACTCCAAGCCTTTGCCGATCGTGTGAAGCCCGAACTGGTGCTCATATCCGCTGGTTTCGATGCTCATCGGGACGATCCGATTGGCTCGCTTAGTCTCGAAGCTGAGCACTTCGGAGAGCTCACACGAATCGTCAAACAGATTGCGGCTGTCCATGCGCAAGGTCGCGTAGTGTCGCTACTGGAAGGGGGCTATAACCCCGCAAAACTGGCCGAGTCAGTGGAAGTGCATCTTGCAGAACTGCTTGCCGAATGA
- the hrpA gene encoding ATP-dependent RNA helicase HrpA, protein MTYYRQLEQRIDRAMQRDRHRLRNTLRAIQTAEERGQPFDERLAKFLDSLATSEFKREERAQIKPRLEYDPSLPITAAKDEIIAAIEAHPVVVVCGETGSGKSTQLPKFCLEMGRGIRGWIGHTQPRRIAARSISARLTEELGSQGSKQVGFKVRFHDSTDDRTLVKVMTDGVLLAETQTDRFLDQYDTLIIDEAHERSLNIDFLLGYLHRLLYKRNDLRLIITSATIDAERIAAHFNHTGSPAPIVQVSGRSYPVEIRHEPPAEEQLEGAELITAVADSTERLLRETRGDILVFLPTERDIRIAHQVLRGRVASSGAIDILPLYARLSLADQQKVFAAHAKRRIVLATNVAESSVTVPAITAVVDTGTARISRYSPRSKVQRLPIERISQASANQRAGRCGRIAPGICVRLFGEEDFQSRDPFTSPEIQRTNLAAVLLQSLALDLGPLEEFPLLDVPRSEAIRDGFKTLFELQAIDDKRELTPLGLKLARLPVDPSIARMLLAASAEHALADVLIIAAALEVQDPRDRPSDKAQEASAAHAQWSDPDSDFLSWLHLWDFLHGLKEKLSRGQLRMAMQRNFLSEPRVREWQDVHRQLLEMATEQGLQVGKRISPQIPPPHDHEEELQQQPTGRTPQRGRQPGRGSKNEASRVESPAYLAIHRALLTGLLTSIARRTDTSEYQACGGQKYFLWPGSGVQHSRPAWIVAAELVETSRKFARSVARIQPEWLEELALHLINKHYSDYRWSEKRGQAMASERLVLAGLTLAADRPVPLAPIDPSAARELFIEQGLAAGLLPRKPAVVRDNEKVLEEIARLAAKTRRRDLVIDPQKLVDFYGKRLPREVIDMNSLERWWNKATNLERKTLQLTMNDLLDDEIERDVKTKYPDKLEVPGASLPLAYHFEPGTESDGVTVEVPAAAVSHLSAERLAWLVPGLLAEKIEALIRTLPKDIRRKIIPAPQVAREIASTLRFAEGRLLQVLATKLASHTGDRIEADSFDLTRLPPHLAMNVRVKDAEGKVITASREWTEVKAVAGPAAAAAAPVATSGRWSQSKLKSWTFGDLPSEVVTTAGGVKLARYPAIVDDGDSVSLQLAETPLQAEALSRGGMRRFLAIEQNREIRGHVSWLPQLAKLRMWSAPLCSKFPLDDQLQLLIASRALAMGYPDLPRSADTYKLHISMATKHLPAAAQDVAKLLPLLFEAYHQARLGIEQFKLSTAAYALADVKAQLAMLTPDGFLAATPWNWLLQFPRYFQGISARLRKLLAGGLARDKQNFAGVEKLQKSWSERVERERAQGTAPAALEEFRYSIEELRVSLFAQELGTSIPVSVQRLEKNLAAIVSKL, encoded by the coding sequence ATGACGTACTACCGCCAGCTCGAACAGCGTATCGATCGCGCCATGCAGCGTGATCGTCATCGGCTGCGCAATACACTCCGCGCGATTCAAACGGCCGAAGAACGTGGTCAGCCATTCGACGAACGACTCGCCAAATTCCTCGATTCGCTCGCCACCTCGGAATTCAAACGCGAAGAGCGCGCGCAGATCAAACCGCGACTTGAGTACGACCCTTCGCTCCCGATAACTGCCGCAAAAGACGAAATCATCGCCGCCATCGAAGCCCATCCAGTAGTCGTCGTCTGCGGCGAAACGGGCTCGGGAAAATCGACGCAGCTCCCCAAATTTTGCCTCGAGATGGGACGTGGCATTCGAGGCTGGATCGGCCATACCCAGCCACGCCGGATTGCGGCCCGCAGTATCTCGGCCCGTCTTACCGAAGAACTGGGATCGCAAGGCTCCAAACAAGTTGGCTTCAAGGTCCGATTTCACGATTCAACCGACGATCGCACCTTGGTGAAAGTGATGACCGATGGTGTCTTGCTGGCCGAGACACAAACCGATCGTTTCCTCGATCAGTACGACACACTGATCATCGACGAAGCGCATGAACGCTCGCTGAACATCGATTTTTTGCTTGGCTACTTGCATCGGCTCCTCTACAAACGCAACGACCTGCGGCTGATCATCACCTCGGCCACCATCGATGCCGAGCGGATTGCGGCACACTTTAACCACACAGGAAGTCCCGCCCCGATCGTGCAGGTCTCGGGGCGGAGCTATCCGGTCGAGATTCGTCACGAACCACCAGCCGAAGAACAACTTGAAGGCGCGGAACTCATCACGGCGGTGGCCGATTCCACCGAACGACTGCTGCGTGAAACGCGCGGCGATATCCTTGTGTTTTTGCCTACTGAACGGGATATTCGCATCGCCCATCAAGTGCTGCGGGGCCGAGTCGCCTCGAGTGGTGCGATCGATATTTTGCCACTCTACGCGCGGCTGTCGCTGGCCGATCAGCAGAAAGTTTTTGCAGCGCATGCGAAGCGGCGGATTGTGCTCGCCACCAACGTGGCCGAATCGTCGGTCACGGTTCCCGCCATCACGGCCGTGGTCGATACCGGCACAGCCCGCATCAGCCGCTATTCACCGCGCAGTAAAGTCCAGCGATTACCGATCGAGCGCATCTCGCAAGCATCGGCCAATCAGCGCGCGGGACGTTGCGGTCGCATCGCACCAGGCATTTGCGTTCGGCTCTTCGGCGAGGAAGACTTTCAGTCACGCGATCCTTTCACCTCGCCCGAAATTCAGCGGACCAATCTGGCTGCTGTGCTGCTTCAGTCCCTGGCGCTGGATCTCGGTCCGCTCGAGGAGTTTCCTCTGCTGGATGTGCCGCGAAGCGAGGCGATCCGCGATGGATTCAAAACTCTCTTTGAACTGCAAGCGATCGACGACAAGCGCGAGCTCACTCCGCTGGGTCTCAAACTCGCGCGGCTGCCGGTCGATCCCTCGATCGCGCGAATGCTGCTCGCGGCCAGCGCCGAACATGCGCTGGCCGATGTGCTGATCATCGCAGCAGCGCTCGAGGTGCAAGATCCACGTGACAGGCCCAGCGATAAAGCGCAGGAAGCGAGCGCCGCTCATGCGCAGTGGAGCGACCCCGACAGCGACTTTTTAAGCTGGCTCCATCTGTGGGATTTTCTACACGGTCTCAAAGAGAAACTCTCGCGCGGTCAGCTGCGAATGGCGATGCAGCGAAATTTCCTCTCCGAGCCACGTGTGCGCGAATGGCAGGATGTGCATCGCCAACTACTCGAGATGGCAACCGAGCAAGGCCTGCAGGTGGGCAAACGAATTTCGCCGCAAATTCCGCCCCCCCACGATCACGAAGAGGAATTGCAGCAGCAGCCAACGGGGCGCACTCCGCAGCGTGGTCGTCAACCTGGTCGGGGCTCGAAAAACGAAGCCTCGCGGGTCGAGTCTCCGGCTTACCTGGCGATACATCGCGCACTCCTCACAGGTTTGCTCACGAGCATCGCGCGACGCACCGATACGTCGGAGTATCAAGCCTGCGGCGGTCAAAAATACTTTCTCTGGCCCGGTAGTGGCGTGCAGCACTCACGCCCCGCATGGATCGTTGCGGCCGAACTAGTCGAGACCTCGCGAAAATTTGCGCGAAGCGTCGCCCGTATTCAGCCCGAGTGGCTGGAAGAATTGGCCCTGCATCTCATCAACAAACATTACAGCGACTATCGCTGGAGCGAGAAACGGGGCCAGGCGATGGCGAGCGAGCGACTCGTCCTCGCTGGTCTGACGCTCGCCGCTGATCGACCTGTGCCACTCGCGCCGATCGATCCGAGTGCCGCGCGCGAACTGTTCATCGAGCAAGGTCTCGCAGCAGGTCTGCTGCCGCGTAAGCCAGCGGTGGTGCGCGACAACGAAAAAGTGCTCGAAGAGATCGCTCGACTCGCCGCCAAAACACGACGTCGCGACCTCGTGATCGATCCGCAAAAGCTGGTCGACTTTTACGGGAAAAGATTGCCGCGCGAGGTGATCGATATGAATTCGCTCGAGCGCTGGTGGAACAAAGCCACCAACCTCGAACGTAAAACGCTTCAGCTGACGATGAACGACCTGCTCGACGACGAGATCGAGCGGGATGTGAAAACCAAGTATCCCGACAAACTCGAAGTTCCCGGCGCATCGCTCCCGCTGGCCTATCACTTCGAACCCGGAACCGAGTCCGATGGAGTGACGGTGGAAGTTCCCGCCGCTGCGGTTTCGCACCTCTCGGCAGAGCGTTTGGCATGGCTCGTTCCGGGGCTCTTGGCCGAGAAGATCGAGGCGCTCATTCGGACACTTCCGAAGGATATTCGCCGAAAAATCATCCCCGCGCCCCAGGTCGCGCGCGAGATCGCCAGCACACTTCGTTTCGCTGAAGGTCGACTGCTTCAAGTGCTGGCCACTAAGCTGGCATCGCATACCGGAGATCGAATCGAAGCCGATTCGTTCGATCTCACTCGCCTACCGCCTCACTTGGCGATGAACGTGCGGGTGAAAGATGCGGAAGGGAAGGTGATCACCGCGTCGCGCGAGTGGACCGAAGTGAAAGCTGTCGCAGGACCGGCTGCAGCTGCCGCTGCTCCTGTTGCAACGTCGGGACGCTGGAGCCAGTCGAAGCTCAAGTCGTGGACATTCGGCGACCTGCCGAGCGAGGTCGTCACCACGGCAGGTGGCGTGAAACTCGCACGTTATCCAGCAATTGTCGACGACGGCGACTCCGTTTCACTGCAACTGGCTGAGACACCACTGCAAGCCGAAGCCCTCTCGCGCGGCGGGATGCGCCGCTTCCTTGCGATCGAGCAGAACCGCGAGATTCGTGGCCACGTGAGCTGGCTGCCTCAACTGGCGAAGCTGCGGATGTGGTCGGCGCCGCTCTGCAGCAAGTTTCCTCTCGACGATCAACTTCAGCTGCTGATTGCGAGCCGCGCGCTCGCGATGGGCTATCCCGATTTGCCGCGCTCGGCCGATACGTACAAGCTGCATATCAGCATGGCGACCAAGCATCTTCCAGCAGCAGCGCAAGATGTTGCTAAACTTTTGCCTCTCCTGTTTGAGGCCTACCATCAGGCGCGGCTAGGGATCGAACAGTTCAAATTATCGACAGCTGCTTACGCCTTGGCCGATGTGAAAGCTCAGCTCGCGATGCTGACCCCCGATGGCTTTCTCGCCGCAACCCCTTGGAACTGGCTGCTCCAGTTTCCTCGCTATTTCCAGGGAATTTCGGCTCGTTTGCGAAAACTTCTCGCAGGGGGACTAGCGCGCGACAAGCAAAACTTTGCCGGGGTCGAAAAGCTCCAAAAGTCGTGGAGTGAGCGTGTCGAGCGCGAGCGGGCACAAGGAACTGCGCCAGCAGCACTCGAAGAGTTTCGCTATAGCATCGAAGAGCTGCGTGTATCGCTGTTCGCCCAAGAGCTCGGCACCAGCATCCCGGTTTCGGTGCAGCGACTCGAAAAGAATCTCGCGGCCATCGTCAGCAAACTTTAG